A DNA window from Nitrospirota bacterium contains the following coding sequences:
- a CDS encoding DUF3365 domain-containing protein: MLKELSPKRKFALMLVAVYAVSLPIVSGGAYVILKRNAVRDAYNMGRVHLSTIGAIKYYVAHDLRPVLYEEIPGRFILQGMSRSYVAGEIARRIHREDPDYVYKNASLNPRNPQDAADDFEVKIINTFIADRKLREWKGFRTRQDGEYYVIARPGEPFEESCLYCHGDPADAPPELIKRYGSTAGFGMKVGQLADARFIYIPISVPLASARKAVAVFIGFYTLFFAVILFIINMRFRGLYSRIDSDKRKIDSINTDLSELNQQLEALVAERTMSLMALTVADKVRNPATVIAWTCKRLLEKERVPEKFGEDIQDVIGESGKLEAIVRDFELLSKSRQSVFSFEDINTVVKAIAPLVEKEAAEKGLHLAMNLPERPLKINLQKNLLRVAILHVIRNAIDATPEGGTITVTTSGDKDSVVLAVSDTGAGIPKADVEKIFDPFFSTKRLRYGLGLPMVKQIVSEHFGEIEVQSEPGKGTTLRMVFPVRWMERPAA; the protein is encoded by the coding sequence ATGCTTAAGGAGCTGAGTCCAAAAAGGAAGTTCGCCCTGATGCTTGTGGCCGTCTACGCCGTATCCCTGCCGATTGTCTCCGGAGGAGCGTATGTCATCCTGAAGAGAAACGCCGTCAGGGACGCTTACAACATGGGGAGGGTCCACCTCTCCACCATAGGGGCCATAAAATACTACGTCGCGCACGACCTGAGACCCGTGCTGTACGAGGAGATACCGGGCAGGTTCATCCTGCAGGGCATGTCCAGGTCTTACGTGGCGGGGGAAATCGCCCGCAGGATACACCGGGAGGACCCCGACTATGTATATAAAAACGCGTCGCTTAATCCCAGGAACCCTCAGGATGCCGCCGATGACTTCGAGGTCAAAATAATAAACACGTTCATAGCGGACAGGAAGCTCAGGGAATGGAAGGGGTTCAGGACGAGGCAGGACGGCGAATATTACGTAATCGCAAGGCCCGGCGAACCGTTCGAAGAGAGCTGCCTTTACTGCCACGGCGACCCCGCCGACGCCCCTCCGGAGCTGATTAAGAGATACGGCTCCACCGCGGGCTTCGGCATGAAGGTCGGCCAGCTGGCCGATGCACGGTTCATATACATTCCCATAAGCGTGCCCCTCGCCTCGGCGAGGAAGGCGGTGGCGGTGTTCATCGGTTTCTACACGCTGTTTTTCGCCGTTATCCTCTTCATTATCAACATGCGTTTCAGGGGGCTTTACAGCCGGATAGATTCGGACAAGAGAAAGATAGACTCCATCAACACCGACCTGTCGGAGCTGAACCAGCAGCTCGAGGCCCTGGTGGCCGAAAGGACGATGAGCCTGATGGCACTGACCGTCGCCGACAAGGTCAGGAACCCGGCCACCGTCATAGCGTGGACGTGCAAGCGGCTGCTCGAGAAGGAGAGGGTCCCGGAGAAATTCGGCGAGGACATCCAGGACGTCATCGGCGAATCGGGAAAGCTGGAAGCCATAGTGAGGGACTTCGAGCTTCTCAGCAAGAGCAGGCAGTCCGTGTTCAGTTTCGAGGACATCAACACGGTCGTCAAGGCCATCGCTCCCCTCGTGGAAAAAGAGGCCGCCGAAAAGGGGCTTCACCTCGCCATGAACCTCCCGGAGCGGCCCCTGAAGATAAACCTTCAGAAAAACCTCCTAAGGGTGGCGATACTGCACGTCATAAGAAACGCCATCGACGCCACGCCGGAAGGGGGAACGATAACCGTTACGACCTCGGGCGACAAGGACAGCGTTGTACTGGCCGTTTCCGACACCGGCGCGGGAATACCGAAGGCGGACGTGGAGAAGATATTCGACCCGTTCTTCAGCACCAAGCGGTTGAGGTACGGCCTGGGGCTGCCCATGGTAAAGCAGATAGTTTCGGAGCACTTCGGGGAGATAGAGGTGCAGAGCGAGCCCGGAAAGGGCACCACGCTGAGGATGGTATTCCCGGTCAGATGGATGGAGAGGCCCGCGGCCTGA